One genomic segment of Linepithema humile isolate Giens D197 chromosome 5, Lhum_UNIL_v1.0, whole genome shotgun sequence includes these proteins:
- the LOC137000022 gene encoding zinc finger protein 827-like: protein MITEMSETEKKNTSPNAAISDAAAIAALREELKAFKQQFTNNTPLPSGPPPLPLEPPLPPGPPPLDPPPPSSDPLLPPLPSPHQPSLSLLESNLSNLSNLPPYIINEIKIWQRQQQRQQWQQGGQFTRVLPPRWNRRRGGRGGGRGGNKTFHLHF, encoded by the exons atgattacaGAAATGAgcgaaacagaaaaaaaaaatacttctcCCAATGCAGCGATTTCTGATGCTGCAGCAATCGCTGCATTGCGAGAAGAACTGAAGGCTTTCAAACAACAGTTTACTAATAATACACCGTTGCCATCGGGACCACCGCCATTGCCACTGGAACCGCCGTTGCCACCGGGGCCACCGCCTTTGgatccgccgccgccgtcttCGGATCCGCTTCTGCCGCCGCTACCGTCACCACACCAACCCTCATTATCGCTTTTGGAATCGAACTTATCCAACTTATCCAACTTACCACCATACATTATAAATG aaataaaaatttggcaGCGGCAGCAACAACGACAGCAGTGGCAGCAGGGAGGACAATTTACACGAGTGCTAc CACCACGATGGAATCGACGAAGAGGAGGCCGCGGTGGAGGTCGCGGTGGAAACAAAACGTTCCACCtccacttttaa
- the LOC137000021 gene encoding uncharacterized protein, with product MITEMSETEKENTSPNAAISDAATIAALREELKAFKQQFTNNTPLPSGPPPLPLEPPLPPGPPPLPPGPPPLDPPPPPSDPLLPPLPSPHQPSLSLLESNLSNLSNLPPYIINEIKIWQRQQQRQQWQQGGQFTRVLPPRWNRRRGGRGGGRGGNKTFHLHF from the exons atgattacaGAAATGAGcgaaacagaaaaagaaaatacttcTCCCAATGCAGCGATTTCTGATGCTGCAACAATCGCTGCATTGCGAGAAGAACTGAAGGCTTTCAAACAACAGTTTACTAATAATACACCGTTGCCATCGGGACCACCGCCATTGCCACTGGAACCGCCGTTGCCACCGGGGCCACCGCCGCTGCCACCGGGGCCACCGCCTTTGgatccgccgccgccgccttcGGATCCGCTTCTGCCGCCGCTACCGTCACCACACCAACCCTCATTATCGCTTTTGGAATCGAACTTATCCAACTTATCCAACTTACCACCATACATTATAAATG aaataaaaatttggcaGCGGCAGCAACAACGACAGCAGTGGCAGCAGGGAGGACAATTTACACGAGTGCTAc CACCACGATGGAATCGACGAAGAGGAGGCCGCGGTGGAGGTCGCGGTGGAAACAAAACGTTCCACCtccacttttaa